One window from the genome of Treponema sp. OMZ 838 encodes:
- a CDS encoding methyl-accepting chemotaxis protein, with product MGRNLKKKRFSLRKKLMLVFGVLILGASVIEGLLAVMIARKAVTEKIETHLIDKAADVAEIIDGRIKATLQFVEGVARMPSLRDPSLSYYQKAQSLVNEAGHNARVDYFGVSTMQGYRYGTDDGKAVYVGDRDWFLAASSGKSFVAEPRISRVSNTMQIVYAVPIIGDNNEIVGVLSAAVEANLLSEAIKDIVLGKRGYCYILGLTGNTIADKDIRFVEDQYNSIEEAKTDPTQVPLASFERQALQAQDPGIGYYDNDGVSVISSYAKSKLSGWTVIMTAPYSDLMSSVGEMSIAIDIIWGIIFVSALVVVFFVAHNIVKPIQKLVAALKDIAQGEGDLTVRMAVSGNDEVTDLSEYFNETIEKIGVTIKSIGVNSSIMEEIGSELASNMSETASSINQINANIDGIQQQVLTQAASVTETAATVEEIIRTIKQLSSSIETQSASVAQSSASVEQMVANIASISQTLNKADTIVKELVSATGDGKATLLTSNTVTQKIAEESGSLMEASSVIQHIASQTNLLAMNAAIEAAHAGEAGKGFAVVADEIRKLAEDSAVQGKNITATLKLLSSEIETLSASSKTVEGKFNAIFTLAAQVKEMSDQLTEAMREQANGSNEVLDAIKNINTVTTEVQFGAEEMLKGGEGVAEEMRKLDNLTRIITDGMNEMASGAAQINNAVQEVNAITQKNTQSIKNLALEVGKFKVN from the coding sequence ATGGGAAGGAACCTAAAGAAAAAGCGCTTTTCATTAAGAAAAAAATTGATGTTGGTTTTTGGTGTATTGATTCTAGGCGCTTCAGTTATCGAGGGGCTGCTTGCAGTTATGATTGCACGCAAAGCCGTAACGGAGAAAATTGAAACTCATTTAATAGATAAAGCTGCCGATGTTGCAGAGATTATCGATGGAAGAATAAAAGCGACTCTCCAATTTGTCGAAGGAGTTGCCCGTATGCCTTCCCTGCGTGATCCTTCTCTTTCATACTATCAAAAAGCGCAGAGTCTTGTGAATGAAGCGGGGCATAATGCACGGGTAGATTATTTCGGTGTCAGCACTATGCAGGGGTACCGTTATGGGACAGATGATGGAAAAGCTGTTTATGTCGGCGACCGGGATTGGTTTTTAGCCGCTTCATCAGGAAAAAGCTTTGTAGCAGAACCGCGTATATCTCGCGTTTCAAATACAATGCAGATCGTCTATGCCGTTCCCATTATCGGTGATAACAATGAAATTGTCGGCGTATTAAGCGCAGCCGTAGAAGCGAATCTTTTATCCGAAGCAATTAAAGACATCGTTTTGGGAAAAAGGGGGTATTGCTATATACTCGGTTTAACGGGGAATACGATTGCAGATAAAGATATACGTTTTGTTGAAGATCAATACAATTCCATCGAGGAAGCAAAAACAGATCCGACTCAAGTGCCGCTTGCATCATTTGAGCGACAAGCATTACAGGCACAAGATCCGGGTATCGGGTATTATGATAACGATGGCGTTTCCGTAATATCATCCTATGCTAAGAGCAAGCTATCGGGATGGACGGTTATTATGACCGCTCCCTACAGTGACCTTATGAGTTCAGTGGGTGAGATGAGTATTGCTATAGACATTATCTGGGGAATTATTTTTGTTTCGGCATTGGTTGTTGTATTCTTTGTTGCACACAATATCGTAAAGCCGATCCAAAAACTTGTTGCAGCGCTTAAGGACATTGCGCAAGGTGAAGGTGATTTAACGGTTCGTATGGCTGTAAGCGGTAATGACGAGGTAACGGATTTATCGGAATATTTTAATGAAACGATAGAAAAAATCGGTGTTACAATAAAGTCTATCGGCGTCAATAGCAGCATTATGGAAGAGATTGGTAGTGAGCTTGCTTCAAATATGTCCGAAACAGCAAGCTCAATTAATCAGATTAATGCAAATATAGACGGTATCCAGCAACAAGTTTTGACCCAAGCTGCAAGCGTTACCGAAACTGCCGCGACAGTAGAGGAAATTATCCGCACTATTAAGCAGTTGAGCAGTAGTATTGAAACACAGTCTGCAAGTGTTGCACAGTCTTCGGCGTCGGTTGAGCAAATGGTCGCAAATATTGCTTCGATCAGCCAGACACTCAATAAGGCTGATACAATCGTAAAAGAGCTTGTGTCCGCAACGGGAGATGGAAAAGCAACGTTGCTTACGTCTAATACGGTAACACAGAAAATAGCGGAAGAATCCGGCTCGCTCATGGAAGCGTCGAGTGTTATTCAACACATCGCATCGCAAACAAACTTGCTTGCAATGAACGCTGCGATTGAAGCCGCCCATGCGGGAGAAGCAGGCAAAGGATTTGCCGTTGTCGCCGATGAAATCCGCAAATTGGCAGAAGATTCGGCCGTACAGGGAAAAAACATTACGGCGACGCTTAAACTACTCAGCAGCGAAATAGAAACGCTTTCAGCATCTTCTAAAACAGTCGAGGGAAAATTCAATGCTATTTTTACCCTTGCTGCTCAAGTAAAAGAGATGAGCGATCAGCTGACGGAAGCGATGCGCGAACAGGCAAACGGCAGCAATGAAGTACTGGATGCTATTAAAAACATCAATACGGTTACAACGGAAGTTCAGTTCGGGGCTGAAGAGATGTTGAAAGGCGGGGAGGGTGTCGCGGAGGAAATGCGCAAATTGGATAATCTAACGCGTATTATAACCGACGGCATGAATGAAATGGCCTCTGGCGCAGCACAGATTAACAATGCCGTGCAGGAAGTAAACGCAATTACGCAAAAGAATACACAGAGCATTAAGAATTTAGCACTGGAAGTTGGAAAATTTAAAGTAAACTAA
- a CDS encoding long-chain fatty acid--CoA ligase produces the protein MNEKSRCPWGFLDTWRGKKFTGEWPTLPEMFEITAERFPNRNCLTVFEPDRITLTYRETLGAIKKLAGWLATHGVKKGTHIAVSGKNSSEWAIVYLSALYAGGIIIPIDYGLHDYEIESLLKTAKPLFFFVDEEKYDHFLEASKSQSFIGQVYALNSKNSDRYVYNLEAEPLATYYPLQETDTAAILFTSGTMGTPKGVMLSHRNIVSDCYIAQSHLTIFETDIFYALLPIHHSYTMVAVFIEAISVGAEIVFGKSLVVSRMLRELKEGKITMLLGVPLLFNKLLAGILKGVRSKGVVVYGIIRFLMGISYLVKKTTGKNIGKILFKSVLEKANLTTLRIAISGGGPLSKEVFRAYNEFGIDFVQGYGLTETSPIIALNPKEHFKIESVGRYFHPYMEMKILDPDENGRGEICAKGPMIMQGYYNMPAETVEVLSEDGWFRTGDIGWIDDEKYLYLCGRAKNLIVTSGGKNVYPEEIENAFQMYYNDIEQITVQGYHPAHDLTSEEIEVLVYPADELYKTLNLNRGTPAGDSTVYKRIETIVETVNKELLPYQRITKTTLLDKPLEMTTTKKVKRYTKAE, from the coding sequence ATGAATGAAAAGTCAAGATGTCCATGGGGATTCCTTGATACATGGCGCGGGAAAAAATTTACCGGAGAATGGCCGACATTACCGGAGATGTTTGAAATTACTGCGGAACGTTTCCCAAATAGGAACTGTTTAACCGTCTTTGAGCCGGATCGGATCACCCTTACCTATCGTGAAACACTTGGAGCAATTAAAAAATTAGCAGGTTGGCTTGCCACTCACGGTGTAAAAAAGGGAACACACATTGCCGTTTCAGGTAAAAACTCTTCCGAATGGGCAATTGTCTATTTAAGTGCGCTATATGCCGGCGGTATTATAATCCCCATTGACTACGGCCTACATGATTATGAAATCGAATCACTTTTAAAAACAGCAAAACCGCTCTTTTTCTTTGTTGATGAAGAAAAATACGACCATTTTCTTGAGGCATCAAAATCTCAATCCTTTATTGGTCAAGTTTATGCTTTAAACAGTAAGAACAGTGACCGCTATGTATATAACTTGGAAGCGGAACCGCTTGCCACCTATTATCCTTTACAGGAAACCGACACGGCAGCTATCCTATTCACCTCCGGTACGATGGGTACTCCCAAGGGCGTTATGCTTTCTCACCGGAATATCGTCTCCGACTGCTACATAGCTCAATCACACCTAACCATATTTGAAACCGATATTTTCTATGCATTATTGCCGATCCATCACTCCTATACTATGGTTGCCGTCTTCATTGAAGCAATTTCGGTGGGTGCAGAAATCGTATTCGGAAAATCTTTGGTTGTATCCCGTATGCTCCGCGAATTAAAAGAAGGAAAAATTACGATGCTTCTCGGCGTACCGCTTCTCTTTAATAAGCTGCTTGCGGGTATCTTAAAAGGAGTGCGCAGTAAGGGTGTCGTGGTATATGGCATCATCCGATTCCTCATGGGTATTTCATACCTTGTTAAAAAGACAACAGGGAAAAATATCGGTAAAATACTCTTTAAGAGCGTATTGGAAAAAGCAAATCTTACAACGCTTCGTATTGCAATTTCGGGCGGCGGACCGCTTTCAAAGGAAGTTTTTAGAGCATACAATGAATTCGGTATCGATTTTGTCCAAGGCTACGGTCTGACCGAAACATCGCCGATTATTGCACTGAATCCGAAAGAGCACTTTAAGATTGAAAGCGTCGGGCGTTACTTCCATCCCTATATGGAAATGAAAATCCTTGATCCCGATGAAAACGGCCGCGGAGAAATTTGCGCGAAGGGGCCGATGATTATGCAGGGGTATTACAATATGCCGGCAGAAACCGTAGAAGTACTATCGGAAGACGGATGGTTCCGCACCGGCGATATCGGATGGATTGACGATGAAAAATATCTGTATCTCTGCGGACGTGCAAAGAATCTCATTGTTACCTCCGGCGGTAAAAACGTATATCCTGAAGAAATAGAAAATGCCTTCCAGATGTATTACAACGATATCGAACAGATAACCGTACAAGGATACCACCCCGCGCACGATTTAACGAGCGAAGAAATTGAAGTACTGGTATACCCCGCCGATGAACTGTATAAAACGCTGAATCTTAACCGCGGCACTCCAGCCGGAGACAGCACCGTTTATAAAAGAATAGAAACGATAGTCGAAACCGTGAACAAGGAACTGCTGCCCTATCAGCGGATCACAAAAACCACGCTTTTGGACAAACCTCTCGAAATGACTACAACAAAGAAAGTTAAACGGTATACTAAAGCCGAATAA
- a CDS encoding C40 family peptidase, translating into MILKDIRAFFFYLFFILAAIPFIFGASSPKDSQRIAFVNNALSYLGTPYRYAGHSRKGMDCSGFVFRNGADVLKLQMPRRSDALAEYAKRITDEEIQPGDLLFFNTAGGISHVGIYIGAGKFIHSASDGPHTGVIISSIQESYWRKTYRFAGSIMKPEEIFFAEATIPFFSRTLENCRLHPDIWAKVSDSL; encoded by the coding sequence ATGATTTTGAAAGATATACGAGCATTTTTTTTCTATTTATTTTTCATATTAGCGGCGATACCTTTCATTTTTGGGGCATCTTCTCCAAAAGATTCTCAACGGATTGCTTTTGTTAATAATGCTTTGAGCTATCTCGGTACGCCCTACCGTTATGCAGGCCATTCTCGTAAGGGGATGGACTGTTCGGGTTTTGTCTTTCGCAATGGGGCTGATGTTCTGAAGTTGCAGATGCCGCGGCGTTCGGATGCCCTTGCCGAATATGCAAAAAGAATAACGGATGAAGAGATTCAGCCCGGCGATTTATTGTTTTTTAACACTGCCGGCGGTATTTCCCACGTTGGGATTTATATCGGTGCAGGAAAATTTATCCATTCGGCATCGGACGGTCCCCATACCGGTGTTATTATTTCAAGCATTCAAGAGTCATACTGGAGAAAAACGTACCGTTTTGCAGGCAGTATTATGAAACCGGAGGAAATTTTCTTTGCCGAGGCGACTATTCCATTTTTTTCGCGTACACTTGAGAATTGCCGGCTCCATCCTGATATTTGGGCAAAGGTATCGGATTCTTTGTAA
- a CDS encoding NAD(P)H-dependent glycerol-3-phosphate dehydrogenase produces the protein MNEKIAILGAGSWGTAIACTLGRNGHRVMLWNRSEDVCSSINIEHINKKYLPNYTLPPTISASVDMQEVCKDAAVLFLASPSLYLMDTVDKLLTIPPFNIDTGTQTYPLIAVLTKGFIPDEHGEPHLIIESLENKLPDFYRDHLVYVAGPSHGEEVAAGKLTGLIAASKNPLSSIRCREILKSRSLLVYSSLDIVGVQVCAATKNVIAIAFGMLDALTEHSDFFGDNTESLLLAAGLNEIQIIGRAMGATHPETFTSISGIGDLDVTCRSKYGRNRKFGREIITAAVLDSFNGIDDLIARIGTIGYLPEGIVACAYLGKIAVKYDLKLPLCTGLYKILNKELCPAEFIENLLNGTKN, from the coding sequence ATGAATGAAAAGATCGCTATCCTCGGCGCAGGGTCATGGGGAACGGCAATAGCTTGTACACTCGGTCGAAACGGGCATCGCGTTATGCTCTGGAATCGGAGTGAAGATGTATGCTCAAGCATCAATATCGAACATATTAATAAAAAGTATTTACCGAACTATACCTTACCGCCAACGATCTCAGCTTCTGTCGATATGCAAGAAGTATGCAAGGATGCGGCAGTACTTTTTTTAGCAAGCCCATCCCTGTATCTAATGGATACTGTAGACAAGCTCTTAACGATTCCTCCTTTTAATATCGATACCGGAACACAGACATATCCGCTCATCGCGGTACTAACTAAAGGATTTATCCCTGATGAGCACGGAGAACCGCACTTAATCATCGAATCTCTTGAAAACAAATTGCCCGATTTTTATCGGGATCACCTTGTCTATGTCGCGGGTCCGAGTCATGGAGAAGAAGTTGCCGCCGGAAAGCTCACCGGTCTTATTGCAGCTTCAAAAAATCCATTAAGCTCCATCCGGTGCCGCGAAATCCTTAAATCTCGCAGTCTACTGGTATACTCAAGTCTTGATATTGTAGGTGTACAGGTATGCGCAGCGACAAAGAACGTGATTGCCATTGCATTCGGTATGCTTGATGCGCTAACCGAACATTCCGACTTTTTCGGTGATAATACCGAATCGCTTTTATTAGCGGCCGGCTTAAACGAAATTCAGATTATAGGGAGAGCAATGGGAGCAACGCATCCGGAAACATTTACATCAATTTCCGGTATCGGAGATCTTGACGTTACCTGCCGCAGTAAATACGGAAGAAATCGCAAATTCGGCCGTGAAATTATCACTGCAGCGGTTTTAGATTCTTTTAACGGCATCGATGACCTTATCGCACGAATCGGTACTATCGGCTATTTACCTGAAGGTATCGTTGCATGCGCTTACCTCGGCAAGATCGCCGTAAAATACGACTTAAAGTTACCGCTCTGCACCGGACTCTACAAAATCCTAAACAAAGAATTATGCCCGGCGGAGTTTATCGAAAATCTTTTAAATGGAACAAAGAATTAA
- a CDS encoding nitroreductase family protein — translation MNEVINAILTRVSVRQFTDQRIEDEKLKLIADCAKAAPTGKNRQARKFTVVHNREKIQELAQAIAKVHNRNDYRIYGCDAILLISFAEDDRYGQCDSSCAIENTYLAAESLGLGAVWINQLRDKCNEPEIRNILDSFHIPHNHVICGFVALGYPAEKPVIKERTEPVEFIY, via the coding sequence ATGAATGAAGTAATCAATGCAATTTTAACACGGGTAAGTGTGCGTCAATTTACCGATCAAAGAATTGAAGATGAAAAACTAAAACTTATTGCCGACTGTGCAAAAGCTGCCCCGACAGGAAAAAACCGACAAGCACGAAAATTTACGGTTGTACATAATCGGGAAAAAATTCAAGAACTCGCACAGGCGATCGCAAAAGTACATAACCGCAACGATTACCGGATATATGGCTGTGATGCGATTCTCTTGATCAGCTTTGCAGAGGACGATAGGTACGGCCAATGCGACTCATCTTGTGCAATTGAAAACACTTATTTAGCAGCAGAATCCCTTGGGTTGGGTGCTGTCTGGATTAACCAATTACGTGATAAATGCAATGAACCGGAAATCCGAAATATACTGGACTCCTTTCATATTCCGCACAATCATGTGATATGCGGCTTTGTTGCGTTAGGCTATCCTGCAGAAAAACCGGTGATCAAAGAAAGAACGGAACCGGTAGAATTTATATACTAG
- a CDS encoding phosphodiester glycosidase family protein: protein MFQKYPVLLQSIQLQGQYKQNLSGGLLPRFPLLLLLCSLWYFLGCTSVPTAPIDTPYQPAAQTEIHWRTLSPGIEAADINDLQFPLIVHVVKVDLLNPAVAVITSEPALFKNGQGCIRGETTQDFALRHNTIAAFNATPFKTGSLFFSVYRTIVGIHITDFCRMSMPNEGYGALLFYADKTARIIDAQTEDVLSTDVRHAVGGFWTILRNGIVIPQKLHRRDSRTAVGLTDNGKTLFVVSVEGENQQRSQGLSFEETAWLLRELGADDALQLDGGSSSSLVLQENGEQRIVSPIRNWNIHIRVASNIGIIINQ, encoded by the coding sequence ATGTTCCAAAAGTATCCGGTGCTTCTCCAATCTATACAACTGCAAGGGCAGTATAAGCAAAACCTTTCCGGAGGTCTGCTCCCAAGATTCCCGCTGCTTTTGTTGCTGTGTTCTCTTTGGTACTTTTTAGGATGTACAAGCGTTCCTACTGCCCCCATAGATACGCCGTATCAGCCTGCTGCTCAGACAGAAATACACTGGCGTACCTTATCCCCAGGTATCGAAGCTGCCGATATCAATGATCTGCAATTTCCGCTTATCGTTCATGTTGTGAAAGTAGATTTACTCAATCCCGCTGTCGCCGTGATAACCTCAGAACCGGCTCTCTTTAAAAACGGCCAAGGCTGTATCCGCGGCGAAACGACACAGGATTTTGCACTCAGGCACAATACAATCGCAGCCTTTAATGCCACTCCGTTCAAAACAGGCTCGCTGTTTTTCAGTGTATACCGCACTATCGTGGGTATTCATATTACAGATTTCTGCCGGATGAGTATGCCGAACGAAGGCTACGGTGCATTGCTTTTTTATGCGGATAAAACAGCTCGCATTATCGACGCTCAAACGGAAGATGTATTATCAACAGATGTCCGTCATGCAGTCGGGGGCTTTTGGACAATTCTTCGAAACGGTATCGTGATTCCGCAAAAACTTCATCGCCGTGATTCACGGACTGCCGTCGGCCTTACTGATAACGGAAAAACACTCTTCGTCGTGTCGGTAGAAGGTGAGAATCAACAGAGGAGCCAAGGTCTTTCCTTTGAAGAAACGGCGTGGCTGCTGCGGGAATTAGGCGCTGACGATGCACTGCAACTCGATGGCGGCAGTTCTAGTTCGTTAGTTTTACAGGAAAATGGAGAACAGCGTATTGTATCCCCTATTCGCAACTGGAATATCCATATACGTGTTGCAAGTAATATCGGTATTATCATTAACCAATGA
- a CDS encoding phosphoribosyltransferase: MSKEFLPYDTIRNNGFRLARQIWEDGFIPDVIYVSLRGGSSLGNAIHEWFKLVNRDVKPILYAAVVAHSYSDANQQSKMMIDGWTYSPEHLRSGDKILLVDDIFDSGATINYLVSAFLEKGIPRRDIKIAVHDYKVFHNRKSSEPIQPDYWCRKHDIYADKDSSWIHYMSHELTGLTPEELEKYYYAQYPELREIFKGVL; encoded by the coding sequence ATGAGCAAAGAATTTTTACCCTATGATACGATCCGTAATAACGGGTTCCGTTTGGCGCGCCAAATTTGGGAAGATGGTTTTATTCCTGATGTGATATATGTTTCACTGCGGGGCGGTTCATCTTTGGGAAATGCCATTCATGAATGGTTTAAGTTAGTGAATAGAGATGTGAAGCCTATTTTGTATGCCGCTGTCGTCGCTCATTCTTATTCCGATGCTAATCAGCAGTCAAAAATGATGATTGACGGATGGACATATTCCCCCGAACACCTGCGGAGCGGCGATAAGATATTGTTGGTTGATGATATTTTCGATAGCGGTGCTACAATCAATTATCTTGTATCGGCTTTCTTGGAAAAAGGTATTCCGCGGCGTGATATAAAGATAGCCGTTCATGATTATAAGGTTTTCCATAACAGAAAGAGCAGTGAACCTATCCAGCCCGATTATTGGTGCAGAAAGCATGATATCTATGCCGATAAAGACAGCAGTTGGATCCACTATATGAGCCATGAACTGACCGGTTTAACTCCTGAGGAACTTGAAAAGTACTACTATGCGCAATATCCCGAGCTGCGTGAAATTTTTAAGGGTGTTTTATAA
- a CDS encoding ribonuclease HII — MLFCGIDEAGRGALAGPVYAAAVILPDTFDISILDDSKKLSPKRREMARAAILDGALYWQIASVPSEQIDKINILQATLTAMKQAFETLFTRYRRDNTNTAVGIEQDLTVIVDGNQLPNIGGNFTLIAEPKADGRYPCVMAASILAKTERDHCMMEYHKQYPLYRYDLHKGYGTQLHRSLIGLYGASPIQRQSFKFKKIPANLTADHI, encoded by the coding sequence ATGTTGTTTTGCGGTATTGATGAAGCGGGGAGGGGGGCGTTGGCAGGCCCCGTATATGCTGCGGCTGTCATTTTGCCTGATACCTTTGATATTTCGATATTGGATGATTCAAAAAAACTATCCCCTAAACGCCGCGAAATGGCGCGGGCTGCTATTCTTGACGGTGCACTGTATTGGCAGATTGCATCGGTTCCTTCCGAACAAATAGATAAAATCAATATTTTACAAGCAACGCTTACCGCAATGAAGCAAGCATTTGAAACTCTATTTACACGGTATAGGCGAGATAATACTAATACAGCGGTTGGTATTGAACAGGATTTAACGGTTATTGTTGACGGCAATCAACTGCCTAATATCGGCGGTAATTTTACGCTTATTGCGGAACCTAAAGCTGATGGACGGTATCCGTGTGTGATGGCCGCTTCTATTCTGGCTAAAACCGAACGGGATCATTGTATGATGGAGTATCATAAGCAATATCCGCTTTACCGCTACGATCTGCATAAAGGCTATGGGACACAGTTGCATCGTTCTCTTATCGGACTATATGGCGCTTCTCCTATTCAGCGGCAGAGTTTTAAGTTCAAAAAAATTCCGGCTAATCTTACAGCTGATCATATATAA
- a CDS encoding pyridoxamine 5'-phosphate oxidase family protein, translated as MRRSDREVTDYQQIYTIIEKAKVVHIGMIDNDHPYVVPMQYGFIFTDGRLTLYVHCAKEGRKLDILKKNPCVFIELETDVAIVSGGDIPCKYGSEYASVMGDGTAVIVEDVAEKISGLRLMMKTQSGRDFEITEQMAASVTVLRIDVPYITAKSRAKA; from the coding sequence ATGAGAAGATCAGATCGAGAAGTAACGGATTATCAACAAATATATACTATTATTGAAAAGGCAAAGGTTGTGCATATTGGGATGATCGATAATGACCATCCGTATGTGGTGCCGATGCAGTATGGTTTTATATTTACCGACGGCAGGTTAACTCTCTATGTGCACTGCGCAAAAGAGGGGCGTAAACTCGACATTCTCAAAAAGAATCCGTGCGTTTTTATTGAACTTGAGACGGATGTTGCAATTGTTTCCGGTGGTGACATTCCGTGTAAATACGGTTCGGAATATGCCAGTGTTATGGGAGACGGAACTGCGGTTATTGTTGAAGATGTTGCAGAAAAGATTTCCGGATTGCGACTTATGATGAAAACACAAAGCGGCCGAGACTTTGAAATAACTGAACAGATGGCAGCATCGGTTACAGTATTGCGTATCGATGTTCCATATATAACGGCAAAAAGCAGAGCTAAGGCTTAG
- a CDS encoding acyl-CoA reductase, whose translation MKDDTTMQTKTSVTLLAGVLQPEREPYPVFSPEAMEFLAAVSDEIGASELHSIPEIAAFGFWCRRAHLEALAKRHASPFPRLGRGLAFHIAPSNVPTMFAYSYTIGLLAGNANIVRLSERGGEIATMLCACIGRVLDRPEFEPIKRRTSFISYGRDDAVTAAYTTECDVRVVWGGDETIRRIRALPLPPHAVELVFPDRWSFALFSQAAFSQADEETLAAWAHRFYNDTYLMDQNACSAPHLVVWENDGGDSTVRLRWWEKVAAEAQAAYRFGSYQAARKYEQLCLSAMTLLEEVSVKQYAGNLLYVATLAKLPAYAVETLRGTFGFFFETEICNKDELLPLLSFKVQTLCVEGYRREELAHFFAQRRSAGIDRIAALGQAMEMDTIWDGKDLIAELSRLIV comes from the coding sequence ATGAAGGATGATACAACCATGCAGACGAAAACCTCTGTAACATTATTGGCAGGCGTTTTGCAGCCGGAAAGAGAACCGTATCCCGTGTTTTCACCGGAGGCAATGGAGTTTCTTGCTGCGGTATCGGATGAAATCGGCGCATCGGAACTGCATTCCATACCGGAGATTGCTGCATTCGGCTTCTGGTGCCGCAGGGCGCATCTTGAAGCCTTGGCTAAGCGCCATGCTTCACCCTTTCCGCGTCTCGGCCGGGGGCTTGCGTTCCATATTGCGCCTTCAAACGTGCCGACGATGTTTGCCTATTCATATACAATCGGGTTGCTTGCAGGGAACGCAAACATCGTGCGGCTGTCGGAGCGGGGCGGGGAAATCGCTACAATGCTCTGCGCCTGCATCGGCCGAGTGCTGGATCGCCCTGAGTTTGAACCGATAAAACGGCGGACATCGTTTATCAGCTATGGCAGGGATGACGCCGTAACCGCTGCGTATACGACCGAGTGCGATGTGCGGGTAGTGTGGGGCGGGGACGAAACAATCCGCCGCATACGCGCGCTTCCGCTTCCGCCCCATGCGGTTGAACTGGTATTCCCCGACCGCTGGTCGTTTGCGCTGTTCAGTCAAGCGGCGTTTTCCCAAGCAGATGAAGAAACGCTCGCCGCATGGGCGCACCGGTTTTACAACGACACGTATTTGATGGATCAAAATGCTTGTTCCGCCCCGCACCTTGTCGTGTGGGAAAACGACGGAGGTGATTCTACAGTCCGCCTCCGCTGGTGGGAAAAGGTTGCGGCGGAAGCTCAAGCGGCGTACCGGTTCGGCTCCTATCAAGCGGCGCGGAAATACGAGCAGCTGTGCCTTTCTGCGATGACCTTACTGGAAGAAGTTTCCGTCAAGCAGTATGCGGGGAATCTTTTATATGTTGCGACTTTGGCAAAGCTGCCCGCCTATGCGGTGGAGACGCTGCGCGGAACATTCGGCTTTTTCTTTGAAACCGAAATCTGCAATAAAGATGAACTGTTGCCGCTGCTTTCGTTCAAGGTGCAGACGCTCTGCGTGGAAGGCTACCGGAGGGAAGAACTCGCGCACTTCTTTGCGCAGCGACGTTCGGCAGGTATCGACCGAATCGCCGCGTTGGGGCAGGCGATGGAAATGGACACGATTTGGGACGGTAAAGATTTAATCGCGGAATTATCGCGTCTCATCGTTTGA
- a CDS encoding cyclic nucleotide-binding domain-containing protein: protein MNIVEIPLPLLRNELSAVSFLSCIAEDELEALAQFSQLCAFDEGEVLIAEGTINADLYILMSGSLDVIKQGKWNKQVHVATLRDHASVGESALLEDELSTATVRAAEDTVVLILSRSQFKKYINAYPKAGLVMMTYIVFSLLQKLRSANEELADERSMEFAQEYLTAMVDMFQETEQDESSGSNDETR from the coding sequence ATGAATATTGTAGAAATCCCGTTACCGCTGTTGCGGAATGAATTATCGGCTGTGTCTTTTTTATCCTGCATTGCCGAAGATGAACTTGAAGCACTCGCACAGTTTTCTCAGCTTTGCGCATTTGACGAAGGAGAGGTGCTGATTGCAGAAGGCACCATAAATGCCGATTTGTATATTTTAATGAGCGGCTCTCTTGACGTGATAAAGCAGGGCAAATGGAATAAGCAGGTACACGTTGCAACGCTGCGGGATCACGCCTCGGTCGGCGAATCCGCACTCCTGGAAGATGAACTCAGCACCGCAACGGTACGCGCTGCCGAAGATACCGTCGTCCTAATTCTTTCTCGCAGTCAGTTCAAAAAATATATTAACGCCTATCCTAAGGCGGGATTGGTAATGATGACATATATCGTTTTCAGTCTTTTGCAAAAGCTGCGGAGCGCAAACGAAGAGCTTGCCGATGAACGCAGTATGGAATTTGCACAGGAATATTTAACCGCAATGGTCGATATGTTCCAAGAGACTGAACAAGACGAAAGCTCCGGCTCAAACGATGAGACGCGATAA